The region GCCTTCTCCTCTTGGTGAGCTGAAGCCGGACCAGGTGATGACGGTAGCCGGGATGCTTTATAAGACTCCTGATGTAAAACGGTACAGCCACATTCAGGTCATTACAACGACTTTAAAGGATATGACGGGTACTCTATTGCTCACATGGTACAATATGCCTTATCTTCATACCACGTTAAAGGCGGGGATGCGAGCTGTTTTCCGCGGCCGGGTTGTGAAGAAAAACGGCCGTCTAACCATGGAACAGCCCGAAGTTTTTACTGCAGAAGCCTATGAACAGGTGGTCCATTCCATGCAGCCTGTTTACGGACAAACCAAGGGGCTGAGCAATAAAACCATTGTCAGGGCCCAACGGCAGGCTTTAAGCCTCCGTAGTATGGTAAGGGATTATATGCCTGCAGATTTACGAAGAAAACATGAACTGGCAGAATATAATTTTGCTATGGAACATATTCATTTTCCGACGGACAGGAGCGAACTGCTATTTGCCAGAAAAAGGCTGGTGTTTGATGAGTTTTTTCTTTTTCTCATGGCAGTCCGGCGTTTAAAGGAGCGGAGAGAAGATAAGAAAAGTGCTTATGTGCTGAATCTGTCCCAGGAAGTGGAGACCTTAAGAAAAAGTCTTCCCTATTCCCTTACCAAGGCCCAGCAAAAGGTTTTAACCGAAATATACGGCGATCTGTCGGGCGGGAGGGTCATGAACCGTCTCATTCAGGGTGATGTAGGCTCCGGTAAAACAATTATTGCCATACTCTCTCTTTTACAGGCAGCTTATAACGGATACCAGGGAGCCCTTATGGCGCCTACGGAGGTACTCGCAAAGCAGCATCTGGAATCTATGACGGAGCTGTTCGCTGCTCATCATATTGATAAAAAGCCCATCCTTGTTACGGGATCCATGACGGCAAAGGAAAAAAGGATTGCCTACGAAAAGATCGCTTCCCATGAAGCGGATATTATTATCGGCACCCATGCTCTTATTCAGGATAAGGTGATATACGACAACCTGGCGTTGGTAATTACCGATGAGCAGCACCGGTTTGGAGTCGGCCAGAGGGAACTGTTAGGGAAAAAAGGAGAGGAACCTCATGTCCTTGTAATGAGTGCCACTCCTATTCCTAGAACCCTGGCCATTATCATTTACGGGGATCTGGACATTTCTGTCATTGATGAGCTGCCTGCAAACCGTCTGCCAATTAAAAATTGTGTAGTAGATACCGGATACAGGAAAAAGGCCTATGAGTTTATACGGAAAGAAATAGG is a window of [Clostridium] saccharolyticum WM1 DNA encoding:
- the recG gene encoding ATP-dependent DNA helicase RecG, which translates into the protein MNHESINSLKGIGEKTGKLFQKVGVITVEDLLEYYPRAYDTYEEPSPLGELKPDQVMTVAGMLYKTPDVKRYSHIQVITTTLKDMTGTLLLTWYNMPYLHTTLKAGMRAVFRGRVVKKNGRLTMEQPEVFTAEAYEQVVHSMQPVYGQTKGLSNKTIVRAQRQALSLRSMVRDYMPADLRRKHELAEYNFAMEHIHFPTDRSELLFARKRLVFDEFFLFLMAVRRLKERREDKKSAYVLNLSQEVETLRKSLPYSLTKAQQKVLTEIYGDLSGGRVMNRLIQGDVGSGKTIIAILSLLQAAYNGYQGALMAPTEVLAKQHLESMTELFAAHHIDKKPILVTGSMTAKEKRIAYEKIASHEADIIIGTHALIQDKVIYDNLALVITDEQHRFGVGQRELLGKKGEEPHVLVMSATPIPRTLAIIIYGDLDISVIDELPANRLPIKNCVVDTGYRKKAYEFIRKEIGNGRQAYVICPMVEASEMIDAENVLDYTKTLREALPGITVEYLHGKMKPKEKNGIMERFACGEIKVLVSTTVIEVGVNVPNATVMMIENAERFGLAQLHQLRGRVGRGKYQSYCIMVGASDQEGTKERLDILNQSNDGFFIASEDLKLRGPGDIFGIRQSGDLEFKLGDIFTDANLLKTVSEEVKRIFTEDPELEKEEHQELKRKLKEYLEKSYDKLNL